Genomic DNA from Cucumis melo cultivar AY chromosome 10, USDA_Cmelo_AY_1.0, whole genome shotgun sequence:
CTAAACATTTCTTCAGCAAGGTCGTCTCTCCACCGAGTCCACTCATTGGACGTCTCTATGTAATGTAAGTCATCGGCGACACTAGTCACGTGGGTGGAATCAACCTCATCTATGTTGTCCACTATATCAAAGGTTGTCATCTCTCTATTGATAAGGTTGTGGAGGAGACAACACGCAAATATTGTACGACATTGGACTTCTACAGGGTAGTATGACTTTTCCCGCAGTATCGCCCATCGACCCTTCAAGACACCAAATGTTCTTTCGATTACATTACGAGCAGATGAATgcttcatattgaagaactctttcgaCGTTTAAGTGTATTTTCAGCGCCATGCCATTTTTGCAAGTGGTAGCGTTGGCCTCTGTATGGTGCTAGGAAACCCTCTACATTTGGGTACCCGACATTAACTAGGTAGTAATAGTCTGTCATCACATTGTCCGATTTAAATATCGCAGCTGTTAATTGCAAAATTGCATTTACAAGTACAATGTCGTTGGTAGTTACCATTGGACACCTTCAGGCCATTAGGTCTTAAAATGGCACCACGGAGGATGCGTGAGTCCGTagctgatccttcccaaccgacAAATACGTAAACGAAATCTCCTTTTGTGTCACACACGCCAAGTACATTTGTGGCGACCTCCTCCTTGCGTGTTCTGTACTAGCCCAATCACTTTCTGGAACGTTGACTTTTATGTACGTTCCATATAATGCACCTAGGCAATTCTACAACGCATATCTGATGATTATTGACAAGATCAAACGTGGTTGGGGTGAAAGTACGAAGTTGCAGAGAAATGTGTACCTCATTACAACTCTTAAGattgctaaatggtggagaataCCTTATTAAGGGTGGAAGTTCGAAGTTGGAAATTAGAATGTAGTTTTTGAAGGGTTATGAATTAAGTTCCATTTGGATTTAGTGGTTTCAGAAAATTAAgtgtaaaggaaagaaaagtattgagaaaagtaatattttgtcaagagaAGCGAAGCATTGCGCAACATGAGAGTTGCACTTAGGAAAATTTTATGGCAGAATTACCAAGTTGACAAggctacttaggaacaagaagatgacaaggctacttaggaacaagaagatgacaagagagctcgatactcgaaattgttcaaggactaaaactttcaaggacgaaagtttcttagcgagggaAAATTGTAACACCCCGTAAACTTAAGGAACTTATTTTAGGTgttacattaagtggaattggaagttaaggaatatatttggtgttttgtgtttgattaattaaatatatatacatgagtgtgtatatttaattaaagattatggagtttgctagaaattgttattaattaaaacgtgagagccaagtatcccaagttgttcaaagattagaactttcaaggacgaaagtttcataaaagagggaagattgtaacgccccaaaaattaaaataattttggagttaattatcttaattttatttaattagatttaatttattgggtgttattttgaattcatttaatgagaatcatttgatttatatgggaattgaaattaattaaatatttcttggatgaatatttaattaattaaaggttttggcatgtggcgtttgttgagtttttgattaaatggtaagttaagagaattaaatAAAGTTGTGGTTTTTAGTgctgttgaagttgaatttaattaaataattatggatgttatttaattaaattgtggggtgaaaagtttgttggagatttgataattatatgtatatgtgggaatatatatataattattatgttataggaaaagataattatatttgttgaaatataattatttaagaaaaaaataattaattattttggagaaagataaataataattaattattgtggaagataattaattattctgcagaaagataaatattgattatggagtggagttgttatggttgagttaagataattcatattggaagttataagtgatttattggaaaagatttgattgattaaattaattgaggatttaagttaatttgagtttttggaggaaaagttagttttggtggaactggaattaattgagtatatatatatatatatatatatataattaataatttggaaaagtgaagttaattatattatggaatataattatatttgtttggaaaagaagataatccatgaggagagagatggttgatttgattggacgaaaaagatatatatttatttaaaagagagaataatggtttaaataaatatatatgcttattgtagattttggtgagagaaaaataataataataaagaagtattattattattattaatggttataaatacctaaggttttgtgcatttaaggcatttattgaggaaagataatgggaataaagatatatgtatatatttggtattatatatatatatatatatcctaaaaggaaaaggaaataataataataaatattattgttattatttgagtctataaatagcattggaatgcttaagttagaaagtaaaggaaaaaggaaaagattcttcttttctaagataaccctctgttgtcgtctcctcatcagttgaagttaagatttgtcttttttttttttccatcaaggataaagAGAATTTTtaaacctccatttgagtaaccttggtaagccaatgaaattaaattaatattttattaatttaattttggatctatttggggtttcttgAAAGGTTCAAttgctaaacttttt
This window encodes:
- the LOC103495178 gene encoding uncharacterized protein LOC103495178; its protein translation is MKHSSARNVIERTFGVLKGRWAILREKSYYPVEVQCRTIFACCLLHNLINREMTTFDIVDNIDEVDSTHVTSVADDLHYIETSNEWTRWRDDLAEEMFSKWKLRNQ